The sequence TGGACGCCGTTAACCAAGGTACAGTGCTCTGTGACCTGTCGCACTGGGGCTTGCTGCCGTTTGCCGGTGACGAAGTCAAAAGCTTCCTCAACGGCCAGCTGTCCAGCGATGTGCTGCAGCTGGCGGACGATCAAAACCAGTACAGCTGCCACTCCACCCCCAAAGGCCGGATGCTGGGCAACTTCCTGCTGTGGCAGCAGGATGGCCGGGTAGTACTGCAAGTGTCACCGGACCTGAAAGAGGCGCTGCAGAAGCGCCTGTCCATGTACATCCTGCGTGCCAAGGCCAAGCTGACGCCGTGGGAAGAAGCCCCCGTGATGCTGGGTCTGGCAGGTCCCGGCGCGGCCGCCCTGCTGCACACCACACTGGCGGCTCCGGCGCTGGCTGAGCACGGCACCTGGTCGCACGACGGTGTCACCCTGCTGCGCACCCGCGGTGAACGCTATCAATTGCTGTGCAGCGTGGCGCAGGCCATCGCCCTGTGGCCACAGCTGGCAGCTGGCGCCACCCCGGCGGGAGCCGATGCCTGGCTGTTGGGTGAAATCCGCGCCGGCATTCCCTGGATCACCGCCGCCACTCAGGATGCCTTTGTCGCGCAGATGGTCAATCTGGAGCTGCTGGGGGGTGTCAGCTTCCGCAAGGGCTGTTATACCGGGCAGGAGATCATTGCCCGTACCCAGCACCTGGGCAAGGTGAAGCAGCGGCTGTTCCGGGTAGCCTTCGAGGTTCCCGCCCAGGCAGGCGACGCACTGTACAGCCCGGATCTGAATGGCCAGGCCAGCGGTACATTGCTGAATGTGGTACAGACCGCCCACGGTCACTTTGAAGCACTGGCCGTCCTGCGGCTGGGCAGCATGGAACACGGCATGCACCTGCAAGCCATGGATGGTCCGGCCATCCGCGTGCTCAATCTGCCCTACCCGCTGGAATGAGCCTCTCACTCTACGTCTACTACAAGGTCGCACCCACCGAACAGGCCGCGCTATGGCCTGCGGTGCAACAGCTGCAAGCCTGCCTGACGGCCCTCTGCCAACGGTTTGAGCTGCAGCACCGCTGTGATGATGCCAGTACCTGGATGGAGTGCTACCTGGGCATCACCGATCGTGATGCGTTCCAGCAGCACATGCAGGCGGCACTACAGTCCATACCGCAGCCTTGGCCAGCCCGCCATGAGGAGTGGTTTACGCCACTAGACTTTCCTCAGCAACGCTGACTGGCCGGGTTGACCCTGCCTTGCCGCCGTCCCCAGAAACTCAGCACCCCCACCGCTCCCATGAACAGGGCCATGCCCAGCAGCAGGGAGCGCGTCTGTGCCATGCTGTGTACCAGCCCGACCAAGGCCCCTGCCAACGGTTGTGACAGGTTATTGAACAGGATCATGGCCCCGGTCACCTTGCCGAAGTCCCCGGCGGGAATCACCTGCTGGCGCTCACTGCGCATATAGATCGAATACGATTTATCG is a genomic window of Leeia aquatica containing:
- a CDS encoding DUF4936 family protein yields the protein MSLSLYVYYKVAPTEQAALWPAVQQLQACLTALCQRFELQHRCDDASTWMECYLGITDRDAFQQHMQAALQSIPQPWPARHEEWFTPLDFPQQR
- the ygfZ gene encoding CAF17-like 4Fe-4S cluster assembly/insertion protein YgfZ, which gives rise to MTGLGAVVEQDRVQHFGDAQQALDAVNQGTVLCDLSHWGLLPFAGDEVKSFLNGQLSSDVLQLADDQNQYSCHSTPKGRMLGNFLLWQQDGRVVLQVSPDLKEALQKRLSMYILRAKAKLTPWEEAPVMLGLAGPGAAALLHTTLAAPALAEHGTWSHDGVTLLRTRGERYQLLCSVAQAIALWPQLAAGATPAGADAWLLGEIRAGIPWITAATQDAFVAQMVNLELLGGVSFRKGCYTGQEIIARTQHLGKVKQRLFRVAFEVPAQAGDALYSPDLNGQASGTLLNVVQTAHGHFEALAVLRLGSMEHGMHLQAMDGPAIRVLNLPYPLE